One genomic segment of Natrialbaceae archaeon AArc-T1-2 includes these proteins:
- a CDS encoding NADPH-dependent FMN reductase: MSEAPTVLVVCGSRREPSRTKELARVAAEVGTEMGLSVRMLDLREYPMELFDGREPDAYDGVTTEAISMVLDAEIYLVASPVYFGGMSGALKNLVDHIPYESFTETSRAAGILATGRDDRHQFVIERQLRSTLVYLGVDVATTSVFATEEDFDRFTLDNPSVTTYIESTIEEAVSLQNV; the protein is encoded by the coding sequence ATGAGCGAAGCGCCGACGGTGCTCGTCGTCTGCGGAAGTCGACGCGAACCGTCACGGACCAAAGAGCTAGCACGCGTCGCCGCGGAGGTCGGTACCGAGATGGGTCTGTCCGTGCGGATGCTCGACCTCCGTGAGTATCCGATGGAACTATTCGACGGTCGCGAACCCGACGCGTACGACGGGGTCACGACCGAAGCGATTTCGATGGTCCTCGACGCGGAGATCTATCTCGTCGCGTCGCCGGTCTACTTCGGCGGAATGTCCGGCGCGCTGAAAAACCTCGTCGATCACATTCCGTACGAGTCGTTCACGGAGACCTCTCGCGCCGCAGGGATACTCGCAACCGGTCGCGACGACCGCCATCAGTTCGTCATAGAGAGACAACTTCGCTCGACGCTCGTCTATCTCGGCGTCGACGTGGCGACGACCAGCGTCTTCGCCACCGAGGAGGACTTCGACCGGTTCACGTTGGACAACCCGTCAGTAACGACGTACATCGAGTCCACGATCGAGGAGGCCGTGTCGCTGCAGAACGTGTGA